The genomic DNA CTGGCTTGATCACGCTCTCCGGTGTGGAACTGTCGACCGACTACGCGCATGCCAAGGTGTATTTCACGGTTCTGGGCGCCGAGCCCGAGGCCGCGACCGCCTTGCTGAACGAGAAGGCCGGCTGGCTGCATTCCCAGCTGTACAAGCTGCTGCACATTCATACTGTCCCCACTTTGCGCTTCTTCCACGACGAGCAGATTGCCCGTGGTATCGAAATGTCGATCCTCATCGACCGCGCAAACCGGCCCGGCCCGCACTCGGGCGTGCCCGACGAACCTGAAGACCAGTCCTGATCGGGCTGTCGTCACTGCTTTAATTTCCGGATTCCGACGATGGCTAAACGACGCGGGCTTGCGCTCGACGGTGTGCTGTTGCTCGACAAACCCGTAGGTTTGTCGAGCAACCACGCCTTGCAACG from Achromobacter xylosoxidans includes the following:
- the rbfA gene encoding 30S ribosome-binding factor RbfA, translating into MSRHKSKAIPGRNLRLADQIQKDLAGIIQREIDTTRAGLITLSGVELSTDYAHAKVYFTVLGAEPEAATALLNEKAGWLHSQLYKLLHIHTVPTLRFFHDEQIARGIEMSILIDRANRPGPHSGVPDEPEDQS